Proteins encoded in a region of the Neodiprion lecontei isolate iyNeoLeco1 chromosome 5, iyNeoLeco1.1, whole genome shotgun sequence genome:
- the LOC107219177 gene encoding protein MON2 homolog isoform X2, whose product MMVNTAVGGGQENVAKFLESLQSDLKVLSSETKKKYPQIRESCEEGISKLRTAANSPGTPIYYIVNQILYPLVQGCESRDVKIIKFCLGMMQRLITQQAVDTKGARYITDALWMLMESGTEEVKILQSVTLLLTSNTVVHGETLARNLVLCFRLHFTKDSTTINTAGATVRQLVSLVFERVVVEDEEFAGRAEPEDVNLEELKVPTNQAPKGLRPCAADAYLMFQDLVQLVNADQPYWLIGITEMTRTFGLELLESVLTNFSSVFFKHPEFSFLLKERVCALVIKLFSPNIKYRNSVPASVQQATPLDKPYFPISMRLLRVVSILVQKYHCLLVTECEIFLSLIVKFLDPDKPAWQRALALEVLHKMTVQADLLTSFCECYDLKPHATNIFQDIVNSLGAYVQSLFVNPQMMGQAGGGTGVPVAQGQPPALLAGMPVGPGVSPQPGFYSRGIWLPVVATFTSGQAKSTYLEMLDKIEPPQIPDGYGISIAYACLLDIIRSVALAIEGPREEGREQNRYKPTEIERKLHTQLIISSWCGLLAALSPLVDASTDESASENVLKAIQTFASLCGSLDLQTPRDAFITAICKASLPPHYALTVLYSAPQGIPSARPQDPVQYNPANISEPDYRQQVVAVGTPLPTASLPIGAQQGPVMLTAKNLQCMRALLSLAHCHGSILGSAWHLVLTTLQHLVWILGLKPSTGGSLKAGRTTADSNAVITTAVMADLPVLSAMLSRLFESSQYLDDVALHHLIDALCKLSHEAMELAYSNREPSLFAVAKLLETGLVNLPRVEVLWRPLTNHLLEVCQHPHIRMREWGVEAITYLVKAALQHKYPQPLRDNQKLQTLLLGPLSELSSVRHGDVRQRQLECVLQVLHGAGETLSHGWPLVLGIIGAVSNHHGEALVRIAFQCLQLVVTDFLPVMPWRCLPLCVDTAAKFGSQTQELNISLTAVGLMWNISDYFYQNQEKLCSSLQGDATSVFPDFPGTTNMPPFDKLWMCLYARLGDLCVDSRPAVRKSASQTLFSTISAHGGLLHQPTWQAVLWQVLFPLLDKVRSLSSSASSEKVDTSGNILIHHSRNTAQKQWAETQVLTLSGVARVFNTKRQLLQLLGDFPRAWSLLLEFIENSALSKNNEVSLAALKSFQEILYLQKGGDSEEAGRSSDSEALWLVAWRVWLSIGMESTTPPREGDTEPYVPSQAFLTALVHIFPAVFQHIRNKFTGTDLQKLCIVLKNAVAVPVHGESTPYILPTLPDIVLTQLQDGVLHSMELLQKEVLNGTDNLRTMIGSIFLQLLSFSKLACQAPTYGKIPTKHISQVRGVSADWVTMNYVPFGEKALSMVVNLYQKTAHEESVIDGKVLEHIIEALHVPLSMKYNCPSPTTWKLAVTSLLAVLHTGLPLARTYPEQFSSMWTELADTLDDFLFPKSVITTERGAEEVQADEAVDCQVMELLRDEVLPHSQHVPHQFILRVVMLLNKGSIHSATTTSIENSNEIKLREEFAKTCFETLLQFSLLDGLSNEIETTTTEASESDEGGVAGRLAVTALLHRFQEVLRRYIEDERRSGKCPLPRYRLSEISFVLKAVATLVVSLKKAPANKVDQSVWEQLIGLYPYLVECTVATASGQVSRSLREALLQYHDLLRSPTSSLPTSNGV is encoded by the exons ATGATGGTAAATACAGCCGTCGGAGGCGGCCAGGAGAACGTTGCCAAATTCCTTGAGTCTTTGCAATCTGATTTAAAGGTTCTGTCATcggaaactaaaaaaaagtatccaCAGATTAGAGAG TCCTGCGAAGAAGGAATATCTAAGTTACGGACAGCTGCCAATAGTCCTGGAACACCGATATACTACATTGTCAATCAAATATTATATCCTTTGGTACAAGGATGCGAAAGTCGAGATGTAAAGATTATAAAG ttttgcTTAGGCATGATGCAAAGGCTCATAACACAGCAAGCGGTGGACACAAAAGGAGCCCGATACATTACAGATGCTCTATGGATGCTGATGGAATCTGGTACAGAGGAAgtgaaaattcttcaaagTGTTACCCTGCTACTAACGAGTAACACTGTCGTTCACGGAGAGACTCTGGCCAGG aatttagTTCTCTGTTTTCGGCTTCATTTTACTAAAGATTCCACAACGATTAATACTGCCGGAGCGACTGTGAGGCAATTAGTATCGCTTGTATTTGAGCGTGTAGTAGTTGAAGATGAAGAGTTTGCCGGCCGTGCCGAACCAGAGGATGTTAATTTAGAAGAATTAAAAGTACCTACAAATCAAGCACCCAAAGGTCTAAGACCATGCGCAGCAGATGCCTACCTCATGTTCCAG GACTTAGTACAGTTGGTAAATGCTGATCAACCTTATTGGCTGATAGGGATAACGGAAATGACCAGAACTTTTGGTCTGGAACTTCTAGAGTCTGTTTTAACAAACTTTTCATCAGTATTCTTCAAG CATCCAGAGTTCAGTTTCCTACTGAAAGAACGAGTATGTGCCTTGGTAATAAAACTGTTCTCCCCAAACATCAAATATCGGAACTCTGTGCCAGCATCGGTACAGCAAGCAACTCCACTGGATAAGCCATATTTTCCGATCAGCATGAGACTACTCCGAGTTGTTTCGATATTAGTTCAAAAATACCATTGTCTTTTG GTAACTGAATGTGAGATATTTTTGTCTCTGATCGTTAAATTCCTGGATCCTGACAAGCCTGCGTGGCAGCGTGCCTTGGCATTGGAAGTATTACACAAAATGACTGTTCAAGCCGATCTGCTAACAAGCTTTTGCGAATGCTACGACCTAAAACCTCACGCAACAAACATATTTCAAGACATAGTTAACAGTCTGGGAGCTTACGTGCAAAGTCTGTTCGTAAATCCCCAAATGATGGGACAAGCTGGAGGAG GTACTGGAGTACCTGTTGCTCAAGGACAACCACCTGCATTATTGGCTGGAATGCCTGTCGGTCCTGGCGTATCTCCACAGCCTGGTTTCTATTCTCGAGGGATATGGTTGCCTGTTGTTGCCACTTTCACCAGTGGTCAAGCTAAATCAACGTA TTTAGAAATGCTGGACAAGATTGAACCGCCCCAAATACCTGATGGCTATGGAATCAGCATTGCTTACGCTTGTTTGTTGGACATCATTCGGTCTGTGGCATTAGCTATCGAGGGTCCCCGTGAGGAAGGGAGAGAACAGAACCGCTATAAACCAACAGAAATTGAGCGCAAGTTGCACACTCAATTAATTATCTCGAGTTGGTGTGGTTTACTCGCAGCTCTCAGTCCATTGGTCGATGCCAG TACCGACGAGTCAGCCTCTGAAAATGTCCTTAAAGCCATACAGACTTTTGCCTCGCTCTGTGGCTCCCTTGATCTACAGACACCGAGGGATGCTTTCATTACGGCAATTTGCAAGGCCTCTTTACCACCCCATTATGCCTTGACTGTATTATACAGCGCTCCACAAGGAATACCGAGTGCCAGACCTCAGGATCCTGTACAATATAATCCGGCTAATATCAGCGAACCTGACTACAGGCAGCAAGTCGTAGCTGTTGGTACTCCGTTGCCGACTGCGTCGCTACCGATTG GGGCTCAGCAAGGACCAGTTATGCTGACGGCAAAAAATCTGCAGTGTATGCGGGCGCTACTGTCACTTGCTCACTGTCACGGCAGCATCCTGGGCAGTGCCTGGCATCTTGTGTTAACAACTTTGCAGCACCTTGTTTGGATCTTAGGTCTTAAGCCATCCACAGGAGGGTCTTTGAAGGCTGGTAGAACTACCGCTGATTCAAACGCAGTTATAACTACTGCTGTGATGGCGGATTTGCCTGTTCTTAGCGCTATGCTTAGTAGGCTTTTTGAGAGCAGTCAGTATCTTGATGACGTTGCGTTACATCACTTAATCGATGCTTTATGCAAATTGAGCCACGAGGCTATGGAGCTGGCTTATTCTAATAGG GAACCGTCATTGTTCGCTGTAGCAAAACTGCTAGAAACTGGGCTTGTCAATTTACCACGTGTAGAGGTTCTTTGGAGGCCATTGACCAACCATCTTTTGGAAGTGTGTCAACATCCACACATTAGAATGCGAGAATGGGGAGTCGAGGCAATAACGTACCTCGTCAAAGCTGCCCTTCAACATAAATACCCCCAGCCACTCCGGGATAATCAG AAATTACAAACTCTGTTACTGGGACCATTGTCCGAGTTGTCATCGGTGCGTCACGGAGATGTGAGGCAGCGCCAGTTGGAATGTGTTCTACAAGTTTTACACGGAGCTGGAGAAACTTTGTCCCATGGATGGCCCTTAGTTCTTGGTATTATAGGAGCTGTTTCCAATCATCATGG GGAAGCTCTGGTTCGCATAGCTTTTCAATGCCTACAATTGGTGGTGACGGATTTTTTACCTGTAATGCCATGGAGATGCCTTCCGCTGTGCGTCGATACTGCTGCTAAATTTGGTTCGCAAACTCAGGAACTGAACATTTCCCTCACTGCAGTGGGACTCATg TGGAACATCAGCGATTACTTCTAccaaaatcaagaaaaattgTGCAGCTCTTTACAAGGCGATGCTACTTCCGTCTTTCCCGATTTTCCTGGTACCACAAATATGCCACCGTTTGACAAACTATGGATGTGTCTCTACGCGAGACTAG GAGATTTGTGCGTGGATTCAAGGCCTGCAGTTCGAAAATCTGCAAGccaaacattattttcaacaatatctGCGCACGGAGGATTGCTTCATCAACCAACCTGGCAAGCGGTGCTTTGGCAGGTGTTGTTCCCTTTGCTGGATAAAGTTAGAAGTTTATCCAGTTCTGCAAGTAGTGAAAAGGTCGATACCAGTGGAAATATTCTTATCCATCACAGCCGTAATACTGCTCAAAAGCAGTGGGCTGAAACCCAG GTTTTAACACTGAGCGGAGTGGCTCGAGTCTTCAACACAAAAAGGCAGCTGTTACAATTATTGGGAGACTTTCCGCGGGCGTGGTCTCTGCTCTTAGAATTCATTGAAAACTCTGCATtgagtaaaaataacgaa GTCTCACTGGCAGCTCTAAAGTCTTTCCAAGAAAtactttatcttcaaaaagGTGGAGATAGTGAGGAAGCTGGTCGATCTAGTGATTCGGAAGCATTGTGGTTGGTTGCATGGCGAGTTTGGCTTAGCATCGGTATGGAAAGTACGACACCACCGAGAGAAGGAGACACTGAACCCTACGTACCTTCGCAAGCCTTTTTGACGGCATTGGTTCATATTTTTCCAGCAGTATTTCAGCACATTAGAAATAA GTTTACGGGTACGGACCTTCAAAAATTATGTATTGTCCTAAAAAACGCAGTCGCTGTTCCTGTACACGGAGAATCAACTCCTTACATCTTACCAACGTTGCCGGATATTGTTCTGACCCAGTTGCAAGATGGGGTTCTTCACTCCATGGAACTACTGCAAAAG GAAGTACTCAACGGAACAGACAATCTGAGAACGATGATTGGTTCGATATTCCTGCAGCTGTTAAGTTTTTCAAAGCTAGCTTGTCAAGCACCCACTTACGGAAAAATACCCACAAAGCATATATCCCAAGTCAGAGGAGTGTCT GCTGACTGGGTTACCATGAACTACGTACCCTTTGGGGAGAAGGCATTGTCAATGGTCGTAAATCTCTATCAAAAAACTGCTCACGAGGAATCGGTAATAGACGGAAAAGTGCTCGAGCACATAATAGAAGCTCTTCACGTTCCGTTATCCATGAAATACAATTGCCCATCACCTACAACTTGGAAACTAGCAGTCACCAGTCTCTTGGCTGTCCTACACACAGGTTTACCACTGGCAAGAACGTATCCTGAGCAGTTCTCCAGCATGTGGACAGAACTAGCGGATACTTTGGacgattttttattccctaagag cGTGATAACTACGGAACGTGGCGCCGAAGAAGTGCAAGCGGATGAAGCGGTTGATTGCCAAGTAATGGAACTACTGAGAGATGAAGTACTGCCGCACTCACAGCACGTACCTCATCAATTTATACTTCGAGTCGTCATGCTGCTAAATAAAGGTTCCATTCATTCAGCAACAACTACAAGTATTG AAAATAGTAACGAGATTAAATTGAGGGAAGAATTTGCAAAGACTTGTTTCGAGACGCTTCTTCAGTTTTCGTTGCTCGATGGCTTGAGCAACGAAATTGAAACGACAACGACTGAAGCCTCGGAATCTGACGAAGGAGGGGTCGCTGGCCGACTAGCTGTTACAGCCCTGCTTCACAGGTTTCAAGAAGTATTGCGTCGCTACATAGAAGATGAAAGACGTAGCGGAAAATGCCCTCTGCCAAG ATACAGATTGTCGGAGATATCCTTTGTATTAAAGGCTGTAGCGACTCTAGTTGTATCTTTGAAGAAAGCACCTGCTAACAAAG TTGACCAATCGGTTTGGGAGCAGTTAATAGGCTTGTATCCATACCTAGTCGAATGTACAGTGGCCACTGCCTCTGGCCAGGTTTCACGATCGCTGCGCGAAGCTCTCCTCCAGTATCACGATTTGCTCAGATCACCGACAAGTAGTTTACCAACTTCCAACGGCGTTTGA
- the LOC107219177 gene encoding protein MON2 homolog isoform X1, with product MMVNTAVGGGQENVAKFLESLQSDLKVLSSETKKKYPQIRESCEEGISKLRTAANSPGTPIYYIVNQILYPLVQGCESRDVKIIKFCLGMMQRLITQQAVDTKGARYITDALWMLMESGTEEVKILQSVTLLLTSNTVVHGETLARNLVLCFRLHFTKDSTTINTAGATVRQLVSLVFERVVVEDEEFAGRAEPEDVNLEELKVPTNQAPKGLRPCAADAYLMFQDLVQLVNADQPYWLIGITEMTRTFGLELLESVLTNFSSVFFKHPEFSFLLKERVCALVIKLFSPNIKYRNSVPASVQQATPLDKPYFPISMRLLRVVSILVQKYHCLLVTECEIFLSLIVKFLDPDKPAWQRALALEVLHKMTVQADLLTSFCECYDLKPHATNIFQDIVNSLGAYVQSLFVNPQMMGQAGGGTGVPVAQGQPPALLAGMPVGPGVSPQPGFYSRGIWLPVVATFTSGQAKSTYLEMLDKIEPPQIPDGYGISIAYACLLDIIRSVALAIEGPREEGREQNRYKPTEIERKLHTQLIISSWCGLLAALSPLVDASSTDESASENVLKAIQTFASLCGSLDLQTPRDAFITAICKASLPPHYALTVLYSAPQGIPSARPQDPVQYNPANISEPDYRQQVVAVGTPLPTASLPIGAQQGPVMLTAKNLQCMRALLSLAHCHGSILGSAWHLVLTTLQHLVWILGLKPSTGGSLKAGRTTADSNAVITTAVMADLPVLSAMLSRLFESSQYLDDVALHHLIDALCKLSHEAMELAYSNREPSLFAVAKLLETGLVNLPRVEVLWRPLTNHLLEVCQHPHIRMREWGVEAITYLVKAALQHKYPQPLRDNQKLQTLLLGPLSELSSVRHGDVRQRQLECVLQVLHGAGETLSHGWPLVLGIIGAVSNHHGEALVRIAFQCLQLVVTDFLPVMPWRCLPLCVDTAAKFGSQTQELNISLTAVGLMWNISDYFYQNQEKLCSSLQGDATSVFPDFPGTTNMPPFDKLWMCLYARLGDLCVDSRPAVRKSASQTLFSTISAHGGLLHQPTWQAVLWQVLFPLLDKVRSLSSSASSEKVDTSGNILIHHSRNTAQKQWAETQVLTLSGVARVFNTKRQLLQLLGDFPRAWSLLLEFIENSALSKNNEVSLAALKSFQEILYLQKGGDSEEAGRSSDSEALWLVAWRVWLSIGMESTTPPREGDTEPYVPSQAFLTALVHIFPAVFQHIRNKFTGTDLQKLCIVLKNAVAVPVHGESTPYILPTLPDIVLTQLQDGVLHSMELLQKEVLNGTDNLRTMIGSIFLQLLSFSKLACQAPTYGKIPTKHISQVRGVSADWVTMNYVPFGEKALSMVVNLYQKTAHEESVIDGKVLEHIIEALHVPLSMKYNCPSPTTWKLAVTSLLAVLHTGLPLARTYPEQFSSMWTELADTLDDFLFPKSVITTERGAEEVQADEAVDCQVMELLRDEVLPHSQHVPHQFILRVVMLLNKGSIHSATTTSIENSNEIKLREEFAKTCFETLLQFSLLDGLSNEIETTTTEASESDEGGVAGRLAVTALLHRFQEVLRRYIEDERRSGKCPLPRYRLSEISFVLKAVATLVVSLKKAPANKVDQSVWEQLIGLYPYLVECTVATASGQVSRSLREALLQYHDLLRSPTSSLPTSNGV from the exons ATGATGGTAAATACAGCCGTCGGAGGCGGCCAGGAGAACGTTGCCAAATTCCTTGAGTCTTTGCAATCTGATTTAAAGGTTCTGTCATcggaaactaaaaaaaagtatccaCAGATTAGAGAG TCCTGCGAAGAAGGAATATCTAAGTTACGGACAGCTGCCAATAGTCCTGGAACACCGATATACTACATTGTCAATCAAATATTATATCCTTTGGTACAAGGATGCGAAAGTCGAGATGTAAAGATTATAAAG ttttgcTTAGGCATGATGCAAAGGCTCATAACACAGCAAGCGGTGGACACAAAAGGAGCCCGATACATTACAGATGCTCTATGGATGCTGATGGAATCTGGTACAGAGGAAgtgaaaattcttcaaagTGTTACCCTGCTACTAACGAGTAACACTGTCGTTCACGGAGAGACTCTGGCCAGG aatttagTTCTCTGTTTTCGGCTTCATTTTACTAAAGATTCCACAACGATTAATACTGCCGGAGCGACTGTGAGGCAATTAGTATCGCTTGTATTTGAGCGTGTAGTAGTTGAAGATGAAGAGTTTGCCGGCCGTGCCGAACCAGAGGATGTTAATTTAGAAGAATTAAAAGTACCTACAAATCAAGCACCCAAAGGTCTAAGACCATGCGCAGCAGATGCCTACCTCATGTTCCAG GACTTAGTACAGTTGGTAAATGCTGATCAACCTTATTGGCTGATAGGGATAACGGAAATGACCAGAACTTTTGGTCTGGAACTTCTAGAGTCTGTTTTAACAAACTTTTCATCAGTATTCTTCAAG CATCCAGAGTTCAGTTTCCTACTGAAAGAACGAGTATGTGCCTTGGTAATAAAACTGTTCTCCCCAAACATCAAATATCGGAACTCTGTGCCAGCATCGGTACAGCAAGCAACTCCACTGGATAAGCCATATTTTCCGATCAGCATGAGACTACTCCGAGTTGTTTCGATATTAGTTCAAAAATACCATTGTCTTTTG GTAACTGAATGTGAGATATTTTTGTCTCTGATCGTTAAATTCCTGGATCCTGACAAGCCTGCGTGGCAGCGTGCCTTGGCATTGGAAGTATTACACAAAATGACTGTTCAAGCCGATCTGCTAACAAGCTTTTGCGAATGCTACGACCTAAAACCTCACGCAACAAACATATTTCAAGACATAGTTAACAGTCTGGGAGCTTACGTGCAAAGTCTGTTCGTAAATCCCCAAATGATGGGACAAGCTGGAGGAG GTACTGGAGTACCTGTTGCTCAAGGACAACCACCTGCATTATTGGCTGGAATGCCTGTCGGTCCTGGCGTATCTCCACAGCCTGGTTTCTATTCTCGAGGGATATGGTTGCCTGTTGTTGCCACTTTCACCAGTGGTCAAGCTAAATCAACGTA TTTAGAAATGCTGGACAAGATTGAACCGCCCCAAATACCTGATGGCTATGGAATCAGCATTGCTTACGCTTGTTTGTTGGACATCATTCGGTCTGTGGCATTAGCTATCGAGGGTCCCCGTGAGGAAGGGAGAGAACAGAACCGCTATAAACCAACAGAAATTGAGCGCAAGTTGCACACTCAATTAATTATCTCGAGTTGGTGTGGTTTACTCGCAGCTCTCAGTCCATTGGTCGATGCCAG caGTACCGACGAGTCAGCCTCTGAAAATGTCCTTAAAGCCATACAGACTTTTGCCTCGCTCTGTGGCTCCCTTGATCTACAGACACCGAGGGATGCTTTCATTACGGCAATTTGCAAGGCCTCTTTACCACCCCATTATGCCTTGACTGTATTATACAGCGCTCCACAAGGAATACCGAGTGCCAGACCTCAGGATCCTGTACAATATAATCCGGCTAATATCAGCGAACCTGACTACAGGCAGCAAGTCGTAGCTGTTGGTACTCCGTTGCCGACTGCGTCGCTACCGATTG GGGCTCAGCAAGGACCAGTTATGCTGACGGCAAAAAATCTGCAGTGTATGCGGGCGCTACTGTCACTTGCTCACTGTCACGGCAGCATCCTGGGCAGTGCCTGGCATCTTGTGTTAACAACTTTGCAGCACCTTGTTTGGATCTTAGGTCTTAAGCCATCCACAGGAGGGTCTTTGAAGGCTGGTAGAACTACCGCTGATTCAAACGCAGTTATAACTACTGCTGTGATGGCGGATTTGCCTGTTCTTAGCGCTATGCTTAGTAGGCTTTTTGAGAGCAGTCAGTATCTTGATGACGTTGCGTTACATCACTTAATCGATGCTTTATGCAAATTGAGCCACGAGGCTATGGAGCTGGCTTATTCTAATAGG GAACCGTCATTGTTCGCTGTAGCAAAACTGCTAGAAACTGGGCTTGTCAATTTACCACGTGTAGAGGTTCTTTGGAGGCCATTGACCAACCATCTTTTGGAAGTGTGTCAACATCCACACATTAGAATGCGAGAATGGGGAGTCGAGGCAATAACGTACCTCGTCAAAGCTGCCCTTCAACATAAATACCCCCAGCCACTCCGGGATAATCAG AAATTACAAACTCTGTTACTGGGACCATTGTCCGAGTTGTCATCGGTGCGTCACGGAGATGTGAGGCAGCGCCAGTTGGAATGTGTTCTACAAGTTTTACACGGAGCTGGAGAAACTTTGTCCCATGGATGGCCCTTAGTTCTTGGTATTATAGGAGCTGTTTCCAATCATCATGG GGAAGCTCTGGTTCGCATAGCTTTTCAATGCCTACAATTGGTGGTGACGGATTTTTTACCTGTAATGCCATGGAGATGCCTTCCGCTGTGCGTCGATACTGCTGCTAAATTTGGTTCGCAAACTCAGGAACTGAACATTTCCCTCACTGCAGTGGGACTCATg TGGAACATCAGCGATTACTTCTAccaaaatcaagaaaaattgTGCAGCTCTTTACAAGGCGATGCTACTTCCGTCTTTCCCGATTTTCCTGGTACCACAAATATGCCACCGTTTGACAAACTATGGATGTGTCTCTACGCGAGACTAG GAGATTTGTGCGTGGATTCAAGGCCTGCAGTTCGAAAATCTGCAAGccaaacattattttcaacaatatctGCGCACGGAGGATTGCTTCATCAACCAACCTGGCAAGCGGTGCTTTGGCAGGTGTTGTTCCCTTTGCTGGATAAAGTTAGAAGTTTATCCAGTTCTGCAAGTAGTGAAAAGGTCGATACCAGTGGAAATATTCTTATCCATCACAGCCGTAATACTGCTCAAAAGCAGTGGGCTGAAACCCAG GTTTTAACACTGAGCGGAGTGGCTCGAGTCTTCAACACAAAAAGGCAGCTGTTACAATTATTGGGAGACTTTCCGCGGGCGTGGTCTCTGCTCTTAGAATTCATTGAAAACTCTGCATtgagtaaaaataacgaa GTCTCACTGGCAGCTCTAAAGTCTTTCCAAGAAAtactttatcttcaaaaagGTGGAGATAGTGAGGAAGCTGGTCGATCTAGTGATTCGGAAGCATTGTGGTTGGTTGCATGGCGAGTTTGGCTTAGCATCGGTATGGAAAGTACGACACCACCGAGAGAAGGAGACACTGAACCCTACGTACCTTCGCAAGCCTTTTTGACGGCATTGGTTCATATTTTTCCAGCAGTATTTCAGCACATTAGAAATAA GTTTACGGGTACGGACCTTCAAAAATTATGTATTGTCCTAAAAAACGCAGTCGCTGTTCCTGTACACGGAGAATCAACTCCTTACATCTTACCAACGTTGCCGGATATTGTTCTGACCCAGTTGCAAGATGGGGTTCTTCACTCCATGGAACTACTGCAAAAG GAAGTACTCAACGGAACAGACAATCTGAGAACGATGATTGGTTCGATATTCCTGCAGCTGTTAAGTTTTTCAAAGCTAGCTTGTCAAGCACCCACTTACGGAAAAATACCCACAAAGCATATATCCCAAGTCAGAGGAGTGTCT GCTGACTGGGTTACCATGAACTACGTACCCTTTGGGGAGAAGGCATTGTCAATGGTCGTAAATCTCTATCAAAAAACTGCTCACGAGGAATCGGTAATAGACGGAAAAGTGCTCGAGCACATAATAGAAGCTCTTCACGTTCCGTTATCCATGAAATACAATTGCCCATCACCTACAACTTGGAAACTAGCAGTCACCAGTCTCTTGGCTGTCCTACACACAGGTTTACCACTGGCAAGAACGTATCCTGAGCAGTTCTCCAGCATGTGGACAGAACTAGCGGATACTTTGGacgattttttattccctaagag cGTGATAACTACGGAACGTGGCGCCGAAGAAGTGCAAGCGGATGAAGCGGTTGATTGCCAAGTAATGGAACTACTGAGAGATGAAGTACTGCCGCACTCACAGCACGTACCTCATCAATTTATACTTCGAGTCGTCATGCTGCTAAATAAAGGTTCCATTCATTCAGCAACAACTACAAGTATTG AAAATAGTAACGAGATTAAATTGAGGGAAGAATTTGCAAAGACTTGTTTCGAGACGCTTCTTCAGTTTTCGTTGCTCGATGGCTTGAGCAACGAAATTGAAACGACAACGACTGAAGCCTCGGAATCTGACGAAGGAGGGGTCGCTGGCCGACTAGCTGTTACAGCCCTGCTTCACAGGTTTCAAGAAGTATTGCGTCGCTACATAGAAGATGAAAGACGTAGCGGAAAATGCCCTCTGCCAAG ATACAGATTGTCGGAGATATCCTTTGTATTAAAGGCTGTAGCGACTCTAGTTGTATCTTTGAAGAAAGCACCTGCTAACAAAG TTGACCAATCGGTTTGGGAGCAGTTAATAGGCTTGTATCCATACCTAGTCGAATGTACAGTGGCCACTGCCTCTGGCCAGGTTTCACGATCGCTGCGCGAAGCTCTCCTCCAGTATCACGATTTGCTCAGATCACCGACAAGTAGTTTACCAACTTCCAACGGCGTTTGA